The DNA region ACGTACCAGCCGGGCGTGCCGGGTGCGCGGATGGTGCCCTGCGCCTCATTAGCCACGTCGATGCGGGACGGCTTGCCAAAGCCGAACAACTCAGCGTACTTGTAGAAGACGTTCGGCCCCATGCTCGTGCTCAGGTATGCCGAGCAGACATTAAGAGACATGGCGAGACAGTCGGTCATGTTGACGCGCCCGTGCGACTTCTTATCCCAGTTCTGGATGGAGCGGCCGCCGACGATGATCTCGCCGGTGTCCACCATCGTGCTGGCGGGCGTAAACTGGCCGCTGTCCAGCGCCGCGGCCATGGTCATGATCTTGATGACCGAGCCTGGTTCGTAGTCAATCGATACCGCCGGATTGTTCAGCAGTGCGCCGGCTGTTTCAAAGAACCGGTTCGGATCGTATGCCGGCCGGGATGCCATCGCCAGTATCCGCCCGGTGGACGGCTCGATGACGATCACCGTGCCGCTGGCCGCCTTCGTCCGTTCGATGCCGGCCGTCAACTCGCGTTCCACCACATCCTGGATCGCCCAGTCGAGCGTAAGCACCAGATCGCACGCGGTGGTCGACGGCTGGAAATCGCGCACACCGAGGGTGAGCCGCGCCGGAGTGTACCCAATGTCCGACAGACACTGGCTGTCATTGCCGTGCAGTTGCTTGTTGTAATAGCTCTCCAGGCCGTAGATGCCGTCGCCTTGCGCCGCGACGAAGCCGAGCACGTGCGCGGCCAGGCCGCCTGCCGGGTACTGGCGGCTGGCTGTCAACTGCAAGCCGATGCCCGGCAAGTTGCGCGACTTGATCTGATTGCCGATCGCGAGCGATACCCCCGTGTCGAGCACGACCCACGTTACCTTCGGATCGGCCACCTTCTTCCAGATGAAGTCGATCGGCTTGCCCAGCAGCAGGGCGAGATGCTCGGCCGTGCGCCGCCGCGTGGCCTCACTGCCCATCGCGTAAGGCGAGGCGTCCACGGTGAACGCCCACGTATTCAGCGCCAGCGGCATGCCGTTGCGGTCCAGGATGGCGCCGCGCGCCACCGGTGCCTTGCGCTGCATCTGCGCGGCCACGTCGTTGGCAACGATACGGAGCTCGTCGAAGCGCACGATCTGCCAGACGAACAGCGGGATGACCAGCAGGAGGATGAGCGTGACGAGCCCAATCATGACGACTTGCGCTCGTCTGGTGGTGCCGGCCAGGTCGGACGGTCTGGGACCGTTCTGGTTTGCCATTATGCTACCGCCTGGCGGTCTTCAGCCGCTGCACGAGGCCGTCAAATAGCCGGCGGCCGAGCGATCGTTCGTCGCGCGCGGGCTGGCTCATGCTTTCGGGCGCCGGGTCAGCGGCCACCGCTGGGACGGCCAGCTTGATGCTCTTGCTGAGCTCCGTGAAGCCGAGCGCGTACGCCCGGTCACGGATGCGCGCCGGCTTCTCCATTTCCGCGATATCGACGGTGAGCTGAAGGTTTGCGCTCTGTGCCTGGTCGATCTTCTGCCTCAAAATGTCAATCTGCTGTGAGGTCTCAGTCGAGACTGACGACTCAAGCACCGTCAGCATGACCGCAATCGCCAGGAACGCGATCGTCAGCGCCCAGCGAGTCCAGTTGCGCCAGTTTGGCCTGAACTCGGCGGCGGATATCACGCGCGGGCGTTCGGTCAGGATGTGTGACGACAGATAGCGACGGGTGTTTAGGGTCATAGAAAGCTCCTCTCCGCAAACCGGGATTCGGGAGGGGGAGAGAAAGGGCCGTCGACTTTGACGGCCGCGCGCAGTTTGGCGCTGCGGCTGCGCGCGTTGGCTCGAACTTCCTCGTCCGAGGCCGTTACCGGCTTGCGGCCGCGGACCGTGAGGGTCCCCGCCGCCTGTTGCGCCCGCAAGAACTGCTTGACGATCCGGTCTTCCAGCGAGTGGAAGGCGATGACCGCCAACCGCCCGCCGTCGCGCAACAGGCCGACGGCTTGCGGCAGGGCCGCTGTAATGATCGCCAACTCGTCGTTGACGGCGATGCGCAGGGCCTGAAAGGTGCGGGTGGCCGGGTGGTTCTTTCCCCTGTGGCGGACGGCGCGAGCGACGACCGCGGCTAGTTCGCCCGTGCTGTACAGCGGACGCCGGGCGACGATCGCGCGAGCGATGCGGCGTGAATCAGGTTCCTCTCCGAACTGGTAAATCAGGTCGGCCAGTTCGCGTTCCGACCAGTGGTTGACGATTTCGCCGGCGGTGAGCGCCTGCGACGGGTCAAACCGCATGTCGAGCGGACCATCGGACTGCAGGGCGAAACCGCGCGTGGCATCGCCCACCTGCATGGACGAGAATCCCAGATCGAGCAGGATCCCGTCCACAGGCTCAAAGCCGGACTGGCGGGCGACGGCCGCCAGGTCGCCAAAACTGGCATGCACCAGCACGACACGCTCGGCGTATGCCGCCAGGCGTGCGCGGGCTAGTTCCAGCGCCCCGGGGTCCCGGTCCATTGCCAGGAGCCGGCCCGACGGCGCCGAGCGCTCGAGTATGACGCCGGAGTGCCCGCCGGCGCCGAGCGTGCCGTCGATGTAGCGGCCGCCCGGCTGGACAGCCAGCGCATCCATG from Chloroflexota bacterium includes:
- a CDS encoding penicillin-binding protein 2: MANQNGPRPSDLAGTTRRAQVVMIGLVTLILLLVIPLFVWQIVRFDELRIVANDVAAQMQRKAPVARGAILDRNGMPLALNTWAFTVDASPYAMGSEATRRRTAEHLALLLGKPIDFIWKKVADPKVTWVVLDTGVSLAIGNQIKSRNLPGIGLQLTASRQYPAGGLAAHVLGFVAAQGDGIYGLESYYNKQLHGNDSQCLSDIGYTPARLTLGVRDFQPSTTACDLVLTLDWAIQDVVERELTAGIERTKAASGTVIVIEPSTGRILAMASRPAYDPNRFFETAGALLNNPAVSIDYEPGSVIKIMTMAAALDSGQFTPASTMVDTGEIIVGGRSIQNWDKKSHGRVNMTDCLAMSLNVCSAYLSTSMGPNVFYKYAELFGFGKPSRIDVANEAQGTIRAPGTPGWYVSDLGTNSFGQGMTATPLQVAMMAAVIANDGVLMKPYLADTVLGQGQARTVAPVRVRSVVSSDTAHTLAGMLANALEKENIPVQVPGMRVAGKTGTASVVNPVTQRYDENATIASFVGWAPVEAPRFVMLVKLDRPQTSQYGSDTAGPVFREIARKLVTMLDIGSKAVNR
- the rsmH gene encoding 16S rRNA (cytosine(1402)-N(4))-methyltransferase RsmH: MDALAVQPGGRYIDGTLGAGGHSGVILERSAPSGRLLAMDRDPGALELARARLAAYAERVVLVHASFGDLAAVARQSGFEPVDGILLDLGFSSMQVGDATRGFALQSDGPLDMRFDPSQALTAGEIVNHWSERELADLIYQFGEEPDSRRIARAIVARRPLYSTGELAAVVARAVRHRGKNHPATRTFQALRIAVNDELAIITAALPQAVGLLRDGGRLAVIAFHSLEDRIVKQFLRAQQAAGTLTVRGRKPVTASDEEVRANARSRSAKLRAAVKVDGPFSPPPESRFAERSFL